The DNA sequence GCGGCCGGAGAGCCCGGCCGCCGGGAAGGCGGAGCGGGGCGCCGCCGCCCGGGACGAGGGGGCGGGCCGCTCCCGGCCGGGGGCCGCGAAGTCCGCCGCAGGAGCCGCCGCGCGCGGTAAGCCCGCCGGCAAGGCCTCCGCGGCGTCCGCCGCCGGTACGGCGTCCGGCGGCACGTCCGCGGCCGGCGAGGAGGCCGCCGGGCCGGACGACCCGACGCTGCCGAAGAACCAGGTGGCGCGGCCCGCCGCGGACGGGCCGGACGCGGCGGGGAAACCGGCGGCCGGGACGTCCGGATCGGCCCGGGCGAAGTCCACGGGCACGAAGTCCGGCGGGGCGAAGTCCGGTGCCGCGAAGGCCACGGAAGCCTCGGACCCCGACCCGGCCGACACCATCCGCACCCAGAAGATCGGCTCGTGGGCGCTCGAGACCCTCGGCGTCGGCCGCCTGTCCCGCGCCAAGGACGGTGACGACGCGGAGCCGGAGAAGGGCGAGGACGACGGCGGGAAGCCGGGGAAGGACGGGGGCGGAGAGGACGCCGGGGAGGCCGGTGGCCGCCGTCTGGGCGCGTTCGCCTCGGCGTCGTCCGGCACGCCCCGCACCCGGCTCGGCGCGTTCGCGTCCCGCACCGGCGAGGACGACGACGCCGATCGGACGGACGCCTCCGGCGAGGAGGGCGCGGACGCGGCGGCGTCCGGCCGGCCGCGGGACGAGGAGCGGCCGCCCGGCGAGCGCGCGGACTCCCCCGGCACGGCCGTACCGGAACGGGACGGGGACGACGCGGCGAAGAAGCCCGCCGCGAAGGGGAGCACGGGCGAGAAGCGCCCGGCCGCGACGGCGACGAAGGGCTCGGGCGGCACGTCCCCGGCGGCCTCCGCACGCGCCGCGCAGGAGGAGGACGCCCGCGCCGGGAAGAAGGCCGATCCGGAGGTGGAGGACCGCACCCGGCGGCTGCACGAGTGGCCCGTCCTCCCGGACGACGAACCGGCGGAGCCACGGGACGCCCAGGGGCCCGAGGACGAGGACACGGCCGCCCCGGCCGACGCGGAACCCGCGGCGAAGGCGGACTCCGCCGCCGGGAGGTCCGGTACGGCGTCCGCGACCGCGGGGCCGAAGGAGGGGACGGCCGCGGCCGGGCGGCCCGCGCGGCGGACCGTCCGGCGGATGTCCCCGTTCCCGGCCCCCTACTCCCGGCCGGATCCCGGGACGCGCGCCGGGATGACCGGGCGGCCGGCCGCGGAACGGCCCCGCAGGCCCCGGCCCACCATGGTGGTGCCCACCGCCTTGCAGCGGCGGATCACGTCCACGCGCCTCCCGGCGCGGATCTCCCCGCTGCTCGCGAATCCGACCGTGAGGATCGTCCTGGTCGCGGTGCCGGTGATCATCCTCGTGGCGATCGTCGCCGCCCTGCTCGGCATGCGCGACGCGCGGAACGAGGTCGCCCGGCAGTCGGGCGATCCGGCCGGCGCCCCGGCCACCACACAGCCGGGCCGTACCGGCGCGAACGCCTTCAACGGGTCCTCCGGGACCGCCCAGGCGAAGGCCGACGGCAAGGCGTCGGCGAGCCCGTCCGCGGGGGACGGCGCGGACGCCAAGACCGAGGAGGCGGCAGGGAAGCGTCCCGGGTCGGACGGCGTCCCGAAGGGCTGGCGGCGGTACACCGACCCCACCGGGTTCTCGCTCGCGCTGCCGAAGGGCTGGAAGGTGCAGCGGCGCGAGGGGTCGCGGGTCTTCTTCCGCGGCAACCTGCGCAGCACCTTCCTGCTGATCGACCAGACCAGGTCGCCCAAGCCGAACGCGAAGCGGGACTGGCTCGCCCAGGAGCGGGCGACCCGCCGCAACTTCCCCGGCTACAAGCGGGTGCGGATCAAGTCGGTCGACTACTTCAAGACCGCGGCCGACTGGGAGTGGACGTACTACTCCCGCGGGGCGAAGCTCCACGTGATCAACCGCGGCTTCGTCACGGGCAAGCGCCGCGGATACGCGATCTACTGGAGCACCCTGCACAAGAACTGGAAGAAGAACTACCGCTACTTCGAGGTCTTCGTCGACACCTTCCGGCCCGCCAAGTGACCCCGGCGGCAGGTCACGCCCCGGTACGGCGGGCCACAGCAGCACCCCGGTGAGGTAAAGCCCCCGTCACGGTGGCGTAACCTCACCTGCCATGGAAGACACAACAACGCGGCCCGATCAGGGCGTCTCCGCCGCGCGACGGGCCGGGATCGGGGTCGGCCTCGCGGTGGGATGCTCCGGGGTGGCGTTCGGCGCGGCGGCGGTCACCGCCGGGCTCGACGTCGTGCAGGCGTGCGTGCTGAGCCTGTTCGCGTTCACCGGGGCCTCCCAGTTCGCGCTGGCGGGCGCGGTCGCCGGCGGCGGTGACCTGGTCGCGGGCACCGCGGGCGCGCTGCTGCTCGGCGCGCGCAACACCCTCTACGGGCTGCGCCTGGCCGGCCCGCTCGGGGTGCGCGGGCTGCGGCGGCTCGGCGTCGCGCTCGGCGTGATCGACGAGACCACCGCGGTCGCCATGGCCCAGCTTGACAACGGGCGCGAGGCCCGGCCCGGCGCGGACGGCGCGGAGCCGGACGAGGCGGCGAACCGGCGGGCCCGCGCCGGGTTCTTCACCACCTTCCTCACCCTGTACCTGGCCTGGAACGTGTCAACGCTGATCGGGGCCGTGGGCACCGCGCAGATGGCCGACCCGGCGGTGCTGGGACTGGACGCGGTGGGCCCGGCCTGCTTCCTCGCCCTGCTGTGGCCGCGGCTGCGGTCGGGCGGCGCGACGCGGCTGCGCCTGGTCGCGGTCGCGGGCGCGGCGATCGCCCTGCTCACCACCCCCCTGCTGCCGCCGGGCATCCCGGTGCTGCTCGCCTCGGTGGCCGCGCTGCCCGCCCTGCTGGCGCCGAAGGAGGCGACGCGATGAGCGCGACCTGGTGGGCGGTGATCGCCACCTGCGTGGGGTGCTACCTGCTCAAGCTCGCCGGGCTCGCGGTGCCGCGGCGGGTGCTCGACCGGCCGGGGCTGCGGCGGTTCGCGGAGCTGGCGCCGGTGGCGCTGCTGTCCGCGCTGATCGCGGTGCAGATGTTCGCCTCCGGCCAGGAGCTGCATTTCGACGGGGCGCGCACCCTCGGGCTCGCCGCGGCCGTGGTGGCTCTGCTGCTGCGCGCGCCGTTCCTGCTCGTGCTCGCGATCACGGCGGCGGTCACCGCGCTCGCCCGGCTGGCGGGCCTGTGACCGCCCGGCCCGCCGTACGGCCCGGCCGTGCCGGCCCGGACGCGCTCAGGACTCGGCGCGCAGGATCTCCAGCGAGCGGGCGAGGTCCTCGGGGTAGTCGCTGGTGAAGGTGACGCGGTGCCCGGTGATCGGGTGGTCGAAGGAGAGCGAGACCGCGTGCAGCCACTGGCGCCTGACGCCGAGGCGGGCGGCGAGCGTGGGGTCGGCCCCGTACAGCATGTCGCCCACGCACGGGTGGCGCAGCGCGGACATGTGCACGCGGATCTGGTGGGTGCGCCCGGTCTCCAGGTCGATCTCGAGCAGCGACGCCGCCCGGAACGCCTCGATCGTGGTGTAGTGCGTGATCGACGGCTTGCCGCCCGCCACCACGGCGAACCTGCCGTTGCCCGACGGGTGCCGGTCGATCGGGGCGTCGACGGTGCCGCGCAGCGGGTCCGGATGGCCCTGCACCAGGGCGTGGTAGCGCTTCTCCACGTCGCGCTCCTTGAACGCCCGCTTCAGCCGCGAGTAGGCGGTCTCGCTCTTGGCGACCACCATCACCCCGGTGGTGTTCGCGTCGAGGCGGTGCACGATGCCCTGCCGCTCGGCCGCGCCGCTCGTCGCCACCCGGTGACCGGCGGCGAGCAGGCCGCCGAGCACGGTCGGGCCGGTCCAG is a window from the Thermopolyspora flexuosa genome containing:
- a CDS encoding serine/threonine-protein kinase, producing MAGRYHLIEPIGRGGMGIVWRAHDELLDRPVAVKEVRYNGAVGDELADLNRRTMREARAAGRLTHPNVVVVHDVIEEDGRPWIVMQLVPSRSLGQVIREEGPLPPERVAHIGLEVLKALRSAHAMGVLHRDVKPENVLLADDGRVVLTDFGIARVETDSTMTRTGLVGTPAFMPPERLRGAPAQRESDLWSLGATLYAAVEGRPPHDKGAPLPTMHAVLMDEPEPAVHAGRLAPLIEGLLRKDPAERPTYDQIERMLRRALEPEPTPPPAPPPPRTGSRVPQTGDAAPPPAAPAKPRPRGGPAASPGAAVPETGLSLGAEAGAPPRPESPAAGKAERGAAARDEGAGRSRPGAAKSAAGAAARGKPAGKASAASAAGTASGGTSAAGEEAAGPDDPTLPKNQVARPAADGPDAAGKPAAGTSGSARAKSTGTKSGGAKSGAAKATEASDPDPADTIRTQKIGSWALETLGVGRLSRAKDGDDAEPEKGEDDGGKPGKDGGGEDAGEAGGRRLGAFASASSGTPRTRLGAFASRTGEDDDADRTDASGEEGADAAASGRPRDEERPPGERADSPGTAVPERDGDDAAKKPAAKGSTGEKRPAATATKGSGGTSPAASARAAQEEDARAGKKADPEVEDRTRRLHEWPVLPDDEPAEPRDAQGPEDEDTAAPADAEPAAKADSAAGRSGTASATAGPKEGTAAAGRPARRTVRRMSPFPAPYSRPDPGTRAGMTGRPAAERPRRPRPTMVVPTALQRRITSTRLPARISPLLANPTVRIVLVAVPVIILVAIVAALLGMRDARNEVARQSGDPAGAPATTQPGRTGANAFNGSSGTAQAKADGKASASPSAGDGADAKTEEAAGKRPGSDGVPKGWRRYTDPTGFSLALPKGWKVQRREGSRVFFRGNLRSTFLLIDQTRSPKPNAKRDWLAQERATRRNFPGYKRVRIKSVDYFKTAADWEWTYYSRGAKLHVINRGFVTGKRRGYAIYWSTLHKNWKKNYRYFEVFVDTFRPAK
- a CDS encoding AzlC family ABC transporter permease, which codes for MEDTTTRPDQGVSAARRAGIGVGLAVGCSGVAFGAAAVTAGLDVVQACVLSLFAFTGASQFALAGAVAGGGDLVAGTAGALLLGARNTLYGLRLAGPLGVRGLRRLGVALGVIDETTAVAMAQLDNGREARPGADGAEPDEAANRRARAGFFTTFLTLYLAWNVSTLIGAVGTAQMADPAVLGLDAVGPACFLALLWPRLRSGGATRLRLVAVAGAAIALLTTPLLPPGIPVLLASVAALPALLAPKEATR
- a CDS encoding AzlD domain-containing protein, with protein sequence MSATWWAVIATCVGCYLLKLAGLAVPRRVLDRPGLRRFAELAPVALLSALIAVQMFASGQELHFDGARTLGLAAAVVALLLRAPFLLVLAITAAVTALARLAGL
- a CDS encoding RluA family pseudouridine synthase; its protein translation is MTEQRNLPVPDGLEGERIDAALSRMFGLSRTRAAELIAAGDVLLDGVTPAKSERVRAGAWLQVRIPPPPTAPAPVAEPVPGMRILYEDEDIVVIDKPTGVAAHPTVGWTGPTVLGGLLAAGHRVATSGAAERQGIVHRLDANTTGVMVVAKSETAYSRLKRAFKERDVEKRYHALVQGHPDPLRGTVDAPIDRHPSGNGRFAVVAGGKPSITHYTTIEAFRAASLLEIDLETGRTHQIRVHMSALRHPCVGDMLYGADPTLAARLGVRRQWLHAVSLSFDHPITGHRVTFTSDYPEDLARSLEILRAES